Proteins encoded by one window of Cylindrospermum stagnale PCC 7417:
- a CDS encoding NAD(P)(+) transhydrogenase (Re/Si-specific) subunit beta, with protein MSDFLPTGIQLTYLVAASLFILGLKKLGSPATARNGNVVAAVGMLLAIAATMLDQHVLNYEMILIGLAIGSVLGAIAAYKVQMTEMPQMVGLLNGLGGAASALVAVAEFWRLLDSSAPIPLDVNISMLLDVLIGGVTFTGSFLAFAKLQGLISGSPITFPFQQPFNLALLGVYVAGSAYLIITPDSLPVFLAVVAVSLVLGVMFVIPIGGGDMPVVISLLNSLSGVAAAAAGFVVMNNMLIIAGALVGASGLILTEIMCKAMNRSLFSVLFSAFGSGSATGGGAAAAGATDQTVRSIDPEEGAMMLGYARSVVIVPGYGMAVAQAQHSVRELADQLERMGVDVKYAIHPVAGRMPGHMNVLLAEANVAYTQLYDMDDINPQFEQADVALVIGANDVVNPAARTDTSSPIYGMPILEVDRAKQTIVIKRGMSTGFAGVDNELFYKDKTTMLFGSAKDMVSKLVSEVKQL; from the coding sequence GTGAGCGACTTTTTACCAACTGGCATTCAGCTGACGTACTTAGTCGCTGCATCCTTATTCATTCTCGGTTTGAAAAAGCTGGGTTCTCCCGCTACAGCCAGAAACGGTAACGTTGTCGCTGCTGTGGGGATGTTGCTAGCGATCGCCGCCACAATGCTAGATCAGCACGTATTAAATTACGAGATGATTTTGATCGGTTTGGCGATCGGATCAGTCCTGGGTGCGATCGCCGCTTACAAAGTCCAAATGACCGAAATGCCCCAAATGGTGGGCTTACTCAACGGTTTAGGTGGCGCAGCATCCGCACTAGTCGCCGTTGCCGAATTTTGGCGGTTACTGGATTCTTCAGCACCAATACCCCTAGATGTCAACATTTCCATGCTGTTGGACGTGTTAATCGGTGGTGTCACCTTCACAGGTAGCTTTCTAGCCTTCGCCAAGTTGCAAGGTTTAATCAGCGGTTCCCCAATTACCTTTCCGTTCCAGCAACCATTTAACCTCGCGCTGCTGGGAGTTTATGTAGCGGGAAGTGCCTATTTAATCATCACACCAGATAGCCTGCCCGTATTCCTCGCAGTGGTTGCAGTTTCCTTGGTGTTGGGTGTGATGTTCGTCATCCCCATTGGTGGCGGCGATATGCCCGTGGTAATTTCGCTGTTAAACTCCTTATCAGGTGTAGCAGCAGCAGCGGCTGGTTTCGTGGTGATGAACAATATGTTAATCATCGCCGGCGCATTGGTGGGAGCTTCTGGCTTAATTCTCACCGAGATTATGTGTAAAGCAATGAACCGCTCTCTCTTCAGTGTGCTGTTCAGCGCTTTTGGTTCAGGTTCTGCTACAGGTGGTGGTGCTGCTGCTGCTGGTGCAACCGATCAAACCGTCCGCAGCATCGATCCCGAAGAAGGAGCGATGATGTTAGGTTATGCTCGTTCTGTGGTAATTGTCCCTGGTTACGGTATGGCAGTTGCTCAAGCACAGCATAGCGTCCGCGAGTTGGCAGATCAACTAGAACGGATGGGTGTTGATGTTAAGTATGCCATTCACCCTGTAGCGGGAAGAATGCCGGGACACATGAACGTATTGCTGGCTGAAGCAAATGTAGCTTATACCCAGTTATACGACATGGATGATATTAATCCCCAGTTTGAACAAGCCGATGTAGCTTTAGTAATTGGGGCAAATGATGTTGTAAATCCTGCGGCGCGTACTGATACAAGTAGTCCTATTTATGGGATGCCGATTTTGGAAGTAGATCGAGCAAAGCAAACAATTGTAATTAAGCGCGGGATGAGTACAGGTTTTGCCGGTGTTGATAATGAGTTGTTTTATAAGGATAAAACGACGATGTTA
- a CDS encoding NAD(P) transhydrogenase subunit alpha, whose amino-acid sequence MTEALIAALFVFVLASFIGFEVINKIPPTLHTPLMSGSNAISGIAVLGAMVAAGARETNLSVILGLIAVVLATVNVVGGFLVTDRMLQMFKKKEIKA is encoded by the coding sequence ATGACAGAAGCATTAATTGCTGCTTTGTTTGTATTTGTTTTGGCATCTTTTATCGGCTTTGAAGTCATCAACAAAATACCACCTACCTTGCACACGCCCTTAATGTCAGGCTCAAACGCGATTTCTGGCATTGCGGTACTTGGGGCGATGGTGGCTGCTGGTGCCAGAGAGACGAATTTGTCAGTAATTCTGGGTTTAATTGCCGTAGTACTGGCAACAGTCAACGTCGTGGGTGGTTTCTTAGTCACAGACAGAATGTTGCAAATGTTCAAGAAAAAGGAGATTAAGGCGTGA